CCGAAGACCATCACGTCCGCCTGCTCGCTCAGGGCTACAAGCACGCCCATGGGCACGCGGCCGATCCGTTCCGGCGGTGCGCCCCAGGTCACGTCCTCCCACTGGCCGGCATGCAGATTGTGTCCGTGGACGAGGATGCCCGTCTTACGTCGTTGGGCACCGCGAGATTCACGGGTTGTCATGTCCTCGCTCACGCCAGGCTCCATCATCTCCGAAGGGAATGCAACGGGAGGCGAAGTGCTTCAGGGCGCCGCTTTTGACCACGATCGCTTCCGGTCTCAATACGGCGGCGTAGCTGTTCAGCAGGGCGATCAGGTCCAGCAGCGACCGGTATCCGGATATCCCCGACATGTCGATATAGATCTTGGTGAAGTTCTCGTTCAATTCGAGCGCGGCCCGCACGTCGAAGGCGTCCAGCGTTTCAAACCGGATGTGGGGGTGGCGTTCCCGGGCCCGTTCGATGACCACCGGGCTGACGTCCGTGCCGATGACGGCCGCGGCGTGTTCGGCGATGATCGTGGTGGTCGTGCCCCATTCACAGCCGATTTCAAGGACGATATCGGTACCGTTCACCCAGTGGGGTATGCTGGCCCGGTACTCCTTGACGCCGCGGGTACCCACGAACAGCGTTTTGGATCGGTACTGCCTGTTGTTCG
The window above is part of the Gemmatimonadota bacterium genome. Proteins encoded here:
- a CDS encoding class I SAM-dependent methyltransferase, giving the protein MANNRQYRSKTLFVGTRGVKEYRASIPHWVNGTDIVLEIGCEWGTTTTIIAEHAAAVIGTDVSPVVIERARERHPHIRFETLDAFDVRAALELNENFTKIYIDMSGISGYRSLLDLIALLNSYAAVLRPEAIVVKSGALKHFASRCIPFGDDGAWRERGHDNP